A region from the Thauera humireducens genome encodes:
- a CDS encoding CcoQ/FixQ family Cbb3-type cytochrome c oxidase assembly chaperone — MDINDFRSLITVLGLLCFLGICYWAYSKHAKAGFDEAARLPLTDDDVPAAGGWQDKEGKANG; from the coding sequence GTGGATATCAACGATTTCAGAAGTCTGATCACCGTACTTGGCCTGCTGTGCTTCCTGGGCATCTGCTACTGGGCATACAGCAAGCACGCCAAGGCGGGTTTCGATGAGGCGGCGCGTCTGCCCCTGACCGATGACGACGTGCCAGCCGCCGGCGGCTGGCAAGACAAAGAGGGAAAAGCAAATGGCTGA